The Mycobacterium seoulense genome has a window encoding:
- a CDS encoding globin, translating into MDSEPQSFYDAVGGAETFHAIVSRFYAEVAEDEILRRLYPEDDLAGAEERLRMFLEQYWGGPRTYSDRRGHPRLRMRHAPFRITPIERDAWLRCMHTAVASIDSAALDDEHRRQLLDYLEMAAHSLVNSPF; encoded by the coding sequence ATGGATTCCGAGCCCCAGTCCTTCTATGACGCCGTCGGCGGTGCCGAAACCTTCCACGCGATTGTGTCTCGCTTCTATGCCGAGGTCGCCGAGGACGAGATCCTGCGCCGGCTGTACCCCGAGGACGACCTGGCGGGAGCCGAGGAACGGTTGCGCATGTTCCTCGAGCAGTACTGGGGCGGCCCGCGCACCTACTCCGACCGCCGCGGTCATCCCCGGTTGCGGATGCGGCATGCCCCATTCCGGATCACTCCCATCGAGCGCGACGCCTGGCTGCGCTGCATGCACACCGCCGTCGCCTCGATCGATTCGGCGGCCCTCGACGACGAGCACCGACGCCAGCTGCTCGATTACCTTGAGATGGCCGCCCACTCACTTGTCAACTCGCCCTTCTGA
- a CDS encoding glycoside hydrolase family 13 protein — MSPGAWWSNAVFYQVYPRSFADSDGDGVGDIDGLLAHLDHLERLGVDAIWLNPVTVSPMADHGYDVADPRDIDPLFGGMAAIERLIPAAHERGIKITMDVVPNHTSSAHPWFQAALAAGAGTEARDRYYFRDGRGPAGELPPNNWTSVFGGSAWTRVVEPDGNPGQYYLHLFDTEQPDLNWEHPDVFDDFEKTLRFWLERGVDGFRIDVAHGMAKPADLPDAKDNVKVLSHSDDDPRFNHPSVHEIHRGIRKIVDDYPDAVTIGEVWVLDNLLWAEYLRPDELHLGFNFRLTKIHFDASEIHHAIQNSMEAIAIENAIPTWTLSNHDVGREVTRYGGGEIGLRRAKAMAMVMLALPGAVFIYNGEELGLPDVELPDEVLQDPTWERSGHTERGRDKCRVPIPWSGDAPPFGFSSSPDTWLPMPREWAALTVERQIADPESTFSFFQRVIKLRKERTEFEGDGIDWLDAPRDALVFRRRGGGAVCAVNTGRRPIPLPPGELIVASAPLVDGELPPDAAAWLA; from the coding sequence ATGAGCCCCGGAGCATGGTGGTCGAACGCGGTCTTCTATCAGGTCTATCCCCGGTCGTTCGCCGACAGCGACGGCGACGGGGTGGGCGACATCGATGGGTTACTGGCGCACCTGGATCACCTCGAACGGCTCGGGGTGGACGCGATCTGGCTCAACCCGGTGACCGTCTCGCCGATGGCCGACCACGGCTACGACGTCGCCGACCCGCGCGACATCGACCCGCTGTTCGGGGGGATGGCGGCCATTGAGCGGCTGATCCCGGCGGCGCACGAGCGGGGCATCAAGATCACCATGGACGTGGTGCCCAACCACACCAGCTCGGCGCACCCATGGTTCCAGGCCGCGCTGGCCGCGGGGGCGGGCACCGAAGCGCGGGACCGCTACTACTTTCGCGACGGCCGGGGTCCCGCCGGGGAGCTGCCGCCGAACAACTGGACGTCGGTGTTCGGGGGGTCCGCGTGGACGCGGGTGGTGGAGCCGGACGGCAACCCGGGCCAGTACTACCTGCACCTCTTCGACACCGAGCAGCCGGACCTGAACTGGGAGCACCCGGACGTCTTCGACGATTTCGAGAAGACGCTGCGGTTCTGGCTCGAGCGCGGCGTGGACGGGTTCCGCATCGACGTGGCGCACGGGATGGCCAAGCCGGCCGACCTGCCCGACGCCAAGGACAACGTCAAGGTGCTGAGTCACAGCGACGACGACCCGCGCTTCAACCACCCGAGCGTGCACGAGATCCACCGCGGGATCCGCAAGATCGTCGACGACTATCCCGACGCGGTCACCATCGGCGAGGTGTGGGTCCTGGACAACCTCCTGTGGGCCGAGTACCTGCGGCCCGACGAACTGCACCTCGGCTTCAACTTCCGGCTGACCAAGATCCACTTCGACGCGAGCGAGATCCACCACGCGATCCAGAATTCGATGGAGGCCATCGCGATCGAGAACGCCATTCCGACCTGGACGCTGTCGAACCACGACGTGGGCCGTGAGGTCACCCGTTATGGGGGCGGCGAGATCGGGCTGCGCCGGGCGAAGGCGATGGCGATGGTGATGCTCGCCCTGCCGGGCGCGGTGTTCATCTACAACGGCGAGGAGCTGGGGTTGCCGGACGTCGAGCTGCCCGACGAGGTGCTGCAGGATCCGACGTGGGAACGCTCCGGGCACACCGAGCGCGGCCGCGACAAGTGCCGGGTCCCGATCCCGTGGTCGGGCGATGCCCCCCCGTTCGGGTTCTCCTCCTCGCCCGACACCTGGTTACCGATGCCGCGGGAATGGGCGGCGCTGACCGTCGAGCGGCAGATCGCCGACCCGGAGTCGACTTTCTCGTTCTTCCAGCGCGTCATCAAATTGCGCAAGGAGCGCACCGAATTCGAGGGTGACGGGATCGATTGGTTGGACGCGCCGCGCGATGCGCTGGTCTTTCGCCGCCGCGGCGGCGGGGCGGTGTGCGCGGTGAACACGGGCCGCCGACCGATCCCGCTGCCGCCGGGAGAGCTCATCGTGGCCAGCGCCCCGCTGGTCGACGGCGAACTCCCGCCGGACGCCGCGGCCTGGCTGGCGTGA
- a CDS encoding DUF5134 domain-containing protein — protein sequence MDSTVRWLVTALFAVSFAAYAYFLVAQRRCWTGVVSQLLHLAMSAVMILMAWGVGMSLPTIVAATCFLLGGAWFVGIAGHAPWAADGRLTNYYYALMMVAMAWMYGAMNGSLPGHSEHAGADGMNMPAHSAASGVQHAAHHLPQPAANWVSMVNWTAALGFGAVAIFWAYRWMTQHWRRLMPRTVGLTYAQIVTQAVTAAGTALMFADIV from the coding sequence GTGGATAGCACCGTGCGATGGTTGGTGACGGCCCTCTTCGCCGTCAGCTTCGCGGCCTACGCGTATTTCCTTGTCGCCCAACGACGCTGCTGGACCGGCGTGGTGAGCCAGCTGCTGCACCTGGCGATGTCGGCGGTGATGATCTTGATGGCCTGGGGGGTGGGCATGAGTCTGCCGACCATCGTGGCGGCGACGTGCTTCTTGCTCGGTGGCGCCTGGTTCGTCGGCATCGCCGGCCATGCGCCCTGGGCCGCCGACGGCAGGCTCACGAATTACTACTACGCCCTGATGATGGTGGCGATGGCCTGGATGTACGGGGCGATGAACGGCAGCTTGCCGGGCCACTCGGAGCACGCCGGCGCGGATGGGATGAACATGCCCGCACACAGCGCCGCATCGGGGGTGCAGCACGCCGCACACCACCTGCCGCAGCCCGCGGCGAACTGGGTCAGCATGGTGAACTGGACCGCGGCCCTCGGGTTCGGCGCGGTGGCGATTTTCTGGGCGTACCGCTGGATGACGCAGCACTGGAGGAGGCTGATGCCGCGCACCGTTGGCCTCACGTACGCGCAAATCGTGACGCAGGCGGTCACCGCCGCCGGCACGGCGCTGATGTTCGCCGACATCGTGTGA
- a CDS encoding NAD(P)/FAD-dependent oxidoreductase has translation MIGAGPAGIAAVGRLLDQGIPPDKLAWVDPAFAAGDLGGKWRSVSSNTIAGTFMSFLNGSAAFRFSQAPPTPLAEVDPEETCALALVADPLVWVTDRLRERVHVFETTATTLTLRRRQWRIETLDPELTSDNVILAVGAVPRTLDYPIEEIPVEVALDADKLAGVPLEGATVAVFGSSHSSMIALPHLLRLPVGKVINFYRSPLKYAVYLDDWILFDDTGLKGRAAEWARENIDGVHPERLERCLVASPQFEAKMAECDRAVYTVGFEPRKLPETPQWGPLQYNRMNGILAPGLFGLGIAFPEYAEDPYGYGQYRVGLKKFIDYLDAVLPLWMVYGT, from the coding sequence GTGATCGGAGCCGGGCCCGCGGGGATTGCCGCGGTGGGAAGGCTGCTCGATCAGGGCATACCGCCCGACAAGCTCGCCTGGGTGGATCCCGCCTTCGCCGCGGGAGACCTGGGCGGCAAGTGGAGGTCGGTGTCGAGCAACACCATCGCCGGCACGTTCATGAGTTTCTTGAATGGCTCTGCGGCCTTTCGGTTCTCACAAGCCCCGCCGACGCCGCTGGCCGAAGTCGACCCCGAGGAGACCTGCGCCCTTGCCCTGGTCGCCGACCCGTTGGTGTGGGTGACCGACCGGCTGCGCGAGCGGGTGCACGTGTTCGAGACGACGGCCACCACCCTGACCCTGCGGCGACGGCAGTGGCGGATCGAAACGTTGGACCCGGAACTGACTTCGGACAACGTGATTCTCGCCGTCGGTGCGGTGCCCAGAACGCTCGACTACCCCATCGAAGAGATTCCGGTCGAGGTCGCACTCGATGCCGACAAACTCGCCGGGGTGCCGCTGGAGGGCGCGACGGTTGCCGTCTTCGGCTCGTCGCACTCGTCGATGATCGCGCTGCCGCACCTGCTGCGGCTTCCGGTCGGCAAGGTGATCAATTTCTACCGCAGCCCACTCAAATACGCTGTCTATCTGGATGATTGGATCCTGTTCGACGACACCGGCCTCAAGGGGCGCGCCGCCGAGTGGGCCCGCGAGAACATCGACGGGGTGCATCCAGAGCGGTTGGAGAGGTGCTTGGTTGCGAGCCCGCAATTCGAAGCGAAGATGGCCGAGTGCGACCGCGCGGTCTACACCGTCGGTTTCGAGCCGCGGAAGCTGCCCGAGACGCCGCAATGGGGTCCGCTGCAGTACAACCGGATGAACGGAATCCTTGCCCCCGGTTTGTTCGGGCTGGGCATCGCGTTTCCCGAGTACGCCGAAGACCCCTACGGCTACGGGCAATACCGGGTGGGCCTCAAGAAGTTCATCGATTACCTCGACGCGGTTCTTCCACTGTGGATGGTCTACGGGACGTGA
- a CDS encoding acyl-CoA thioesterase, whose protein sequence is MSVGFVAPVPVRWSDIDMYQHVNHATMVTILEEARVPFLSEPFGADITTIGLLIADVRVTYKDQLRLVDSPLQVTIWTKRLRAVDFTLGYEVRSVNADPDAKPAVIAESQLAAVHIEEQRLVRLSPHHREYLQRWIR, encoded by the coding sequence TTGAGCGTCGGCTTCGTGGCCCCCGTACCGGTGCGCTGGTCGGACATCGACATGTACCAGCACGTCAACCACGCCACCATGGTCACCATCTTGGAGGAGGCGCGGGTCCCGTTCCTTTCCGAACCGTTCGGCGCCGACATCACCACCATCGGCCTGCTGATCGCCGACGTCCGGGTCACCTATAAGGACCAGTTGCGCCTGGTCGATTCACCGCTGCAAGTGACGATCTGGACGAAACGGCTGCGGGCGGTCGATTTCACCCTCGGGTACGAAGTGCGCTCGGTCAACGCCGACCCGGACGCCAAACCCGCCGTCATCGCCGAATCGCAGCTGGCGGCGGTCCATATCGAGGAGCAGCGGCTGGTCCGGCTCTCCCCGCACCATCGGGAGTATCTGCAGCGGTGGATTCGGTAG
- a CDS encoding NAD-glutamate dehydrogenase, whose amino-acid sequence MTIDPGARQALKPWTAFAQPQDIPDWIAKAYIESYRGPHGDQPGAAESGPIDLTLPSAILTPGMLGAHYRLGQHRPAGQSRVAVYPPDHPAGFGPALQVVTDHGGMLMDSVTVLLHRLGVSYTAIMTPVFEVHRKPTGELVSLDPKPPGAPQYEGEAWIHVQLLPSVDSKGLAEVERLLPKVLSDVQQVASDAGVLIATLSGLAAEVETNAQGHFTAPDREDVAALLRWLGNGNFLLLGYQRCHVHDGSVSGDGSPGLGVLRTRTGSRPRLTDDDTLLVLAQSVVGSYLRYGAYPYAIAIRENCGGEDGVVEHRFVGLFTVAAMNADVLEIPTVSTRVREALTLADSDSIHPGQLLLDVIQTVPRSELFTLSAERLLTMAKAVVDLGSQRRALLFLRADRLQYFVSCLVYLPRDRYTTQVRLQIEDILVREFGGARLEFTARVSESPWALMHFMVRLPEHAAPPDVSEDNRVRIQGMLSEAARTWTDRLIAAAADGSVEHGDAEHYATAFPEVYKQAVTPADAIEHIAIIEELQDNSVKLVFSERGEEGAAQLTWFLGGRTASLSQLLPMLQSMGVVVLEERPFTVTRPDGLPVWIYQFKISTHPTIAPATTTADREATAQRFADAVTAIWQGRVEIDRFNELVMRARLTWQQVVLLRAYAKYLRQAGFPYSQSYIESVLNEHPSTARSLVVLFEALFDPRPSRASANRDAQAAAAAVAADIDALMSLDTDRILRAFASLVQATLRTNYFVTREGSARARNVLALKLNAQLIDELPLPRPKYEIFVYSPRVEGVHLRFGPVARGGLRWSDRRDDFRTEILGLVKAQAVKNAVIVPVGAKGGFVVKRPPMPTGDPAEDREASRAEGVACYQLFISGLLDVTDNVDHKTKKVSPPSEVIRRDGDDAYLVVAADKGTATFSDIANDVAKSYGFWLGDAFASGGSVGYDHKAMGITAKGAWEAVKRHFREMGVDTQAEDFTVVGIGDMSGDVFGNGMLLSKHIRLIAAFDHRHVFLDPDPDTAASWEERRRMFDLPRSSWDDYDKSLISQGGGVYSREHKSIPVSPQVREALGIDGEITEMTPPNLIKAILQAPVDLLFNGGIGTYIKAESESDSDVGDRANDPVRVNASQVRAKVIGEGGNLGVTALGRVEFDLSGGRINTDAMDNSAGVDCSDHEVNIKILIDSLVTAGRVHPGERKELLESMTDEVAKLVLTDNEDQNDLIGTSRANAASMLPVHGRQIQYLVDERGLNRELEALPSEKEIDRRCEAGIGLTSPELCTLMAHVKLGLKEEMLNTELTEQDVFASRLPQYFPTPLRERFGAEIRTHQLRREIVTTMLINDLVDTAGISYAFRITEDVGVGPVDAVRTYVATDVIFGVGEIWRRIRAANLPVALSDRLTLDTRRLIDRAGRWLLNYRPQPLAVGAEINRFAAKVKKLTPRMSEWLRGDDKAIVEKEAAEFASQGTPEDLAYMIAAGLYRFSLLDIIDIGDINDIDAAEVADTYFALMDRLGTDSLLTAVSELPRNDRWHSLARLAIRDDIYASLRSLCFDVLAVGEPDESGEEKIAEWEHLSASRVERARRTLVEIQEGGEKDLATLSVAARQIRRMTRTSGRGSSS is encoded by the coding sequence ATGACGATCGATCCCGGAGCCAGGCAGGCCCTCAAACCGTGGACCGCCTTCGCGCAGCCGCAGGACATTCCGGACTGGATCGCGAAGGCCTATATCGAGAGCTATCGCGGTCCGCACGGCGACCAACCCGGGGCCGCGGAATCCGGTCCCATCGACCTGACCCTCCCGTCGGCCATCCTGACTCCGGGCATGCTCGGCGCCCACTACCGGCTCGGGCAGCATCGCCCGGCCGGTCAAAGCCGGGTCGCGGTCTACCCGCCGGACCACCCGGCCGGGTTCGGGCCCGCGCTGCAAGTCGTCACCGATCACGGCGGCATGCTGATGGACTCCGTCACGGTGCTGCTGCACCGGCTCGGCGTGTCCTACACGGCCATCATGACCCCGGTGTTCGAGGTGCACCGCAAACCGACGGGCGAGTTGGTCAGCCTCGACCCCAAACCGCCCGGCGCCCCCCAGTACGAGGGCGAGGCGTGGATACACGTGCAACTGCTGCCGTCGGTCGACAGCAAGGGCCTCGCCGAAGTCGAACGGCTGTTGCCCAAGGTCCTTTCCGACGTGCAACAGGTCGCCAGCGACGCGGGCGTGTTGATCGCCACCCTGAGCGGCCTGGCCGCGGAAGTCGAAACCAACGCGCAGGGCCACTTCACGGCCCCCGACCGCGAGGATGTCGCGGCGCTGCTGCGCTGGCTGGGCAACGGCAACTTCCTGCTACTCGGCTACCAGCGCTGCCACGTGCACGACGGCTCGGTCTCCGGCGACGGGTCACCGGGCCTGGGCGTCCTGCGCACCCGCACCGGTTCCCGCCCCCGGTTGACCGACGACGACACACTGCTGGTGCTCGCGCAATCGGTCGTGGGCAGCTACCTGCGCTACGGCGCCTACCCGTACGCCATCGCGATTCGGGAAAACTGCGGCGGCGAGGACGGTGTCGTCGAGCATCGCTTCGTGGGGCTGTTCACCGTCGCCGCGATGAACGCGGACGTCCTGGAGATCCCGACGGTCTCGACCCGGGTGCGCGAGGCGCTCACCCTGGCCGACAGCGACTCGATCCACCCCGGCCAGCTGCTGCTCGACGTCATTCAGACCGTTCCGCGCTCGGAACTGTTCACGCTGAGCGCCGAACGGCTGTTGACGATGGCCAAAGCGGTGGTCGACCTGGGATCCCAGCGTCGGGCGCTGTTGTTCCTGCGGGCCGACCGGCTCCAATACTTCGTCTCGTGCCTGGTTTACCTGCCCCGCGATCGCTACACCACGCAGGTGCGGCTTCAGATCGAGGACATCCTGGTCCGCGAGTTCGGAGGCGCGCGACTGGAATTCACCGCTCGTGTCAGCGAATCGCCCTGGGCCCTCATGCATTTCATGGTCCGGCTGCCCGAACACGCGGCACCGCCGGACGTCTCGGAGGACAACCGGGTCCGCATCCAGGGCATGCTGAGCGAGGCCGCGCGCACCTGGACCGACCGGTTGATCGCGGCGGCCGCGGACGGTTCCGTCGAGCATGGCGACGCCGAGCACTACGCGACCGCCTTCCCCGAGGTCTACAAACAGGCGGTCACCCCCGCGGATGCCATCGAGCACATCGCGATCATCGAAGAGCTGCAGGACAACTCGGTCAAGCTGGTGTTCTCCGAACGCGGTGAGGAGGGTGCCGCCCAGCTGACCTGGTTCCTGGGTGGGCGCACCGCCTCGCTGAGCCAGCTGCTGCCGATGCTGCAGAGCATGGGCGTGGTGGTGCTCGAGGAGCGGCCGTTCACGGTGACCCGTCCGGACGGGCTGCCGGTGTGGATCTACCAGTTCAAGATTTCGACGCACCCCACCATCGCGCCCGCGACGACGACGGCCGACCGCGAGGCGACCGCGCAACGATTCGCCGACGCGGTCACGGCGATCTGGCAGGGTCGCGTCGAGATCGACCGGTTCAACGAGCTGGTCATGCGGGCACGGCTGACCTGGCAGCAAGTCGTGCTGCTGCGCGCGTACGCGAAATACCTACGGCAGGCGGGCTTTCCGTACAGCCAGTCCTACATCGAGTCGGTGCTCAACGAGCACCCCTCCACCGCGCGATCGCTGGTCGTCCTGTTCGAGGCGCTCTTTGATCCGCGCCCGTCCCGTGCGTCGGCGAACCGCGACGCCCAGGCGGCGGCCGCCGCGGTCGCCGCCGACATCGACGCGCTGATGAGCCTGGACACCGACCGCATCCTGCGGGCGTTCGCGTCGCTGGTCCAGGCGACGTTGCGCACCAATTACTTCGTCACGCGAGAAGGTTCGGCCCGCGCACGAAATGTGCTGGCCCTCAAGCTCAACGCTCAGCTCATCGACGAGCTTCCGCTGCCGCGCCCCAAGTACGAGATCTTCGTCTATTCGCCCCGCGTGGAAGGCGTGCACCTGCGCTTCGGTCCGGTGGCGCGGGGCGGGCTGCGCTGGTCGGACCGGCGCGACGACTTCCGCACCGAGATCCTCGGCCTGGTCAAGGCGCAGGCGGTGAAGAACGCCGTCATCGTGCCGGTCGGCGCCAAGGGGGGCTTCGTCGTCAAGCGGCCGCCGATGCCGACCGGGGACCCGGCGGAGGACCGCGAGGCCAGCCGGGCCGAAGGCGTCGCCTGCTATCAGCTGTTCATCTCCGGACTGCTCGACGTCACCGACAACGTCGACCACAAAACGAAGAAGGTCAGCCCGCCGTCCGAGGTGATCCGGCGCGACGGCGACGACGCCTACCTGGTGGTGGCCGCGGACAAGGGCACCGCCACCTTCTCCGACATCGCCAACGACGTCGCCAAGTCCTACGGATTCTGGTTGGGAGACGCGTTCGCGTCCGGCGGATCGGTGGGCTACGACCACAAGGCCATGGGCATCACCGCCAAGGGTGCGTGGGAGGCCGTCAAACGACACTTCCGCGAGATGGGCGTCGACACCCAGGCCGAGGACTTCACGGTGGTCGGCATCGGCGACATGAGCGGCGACGTGTTCGGCAACGGCATGCTGTTGTCCAAACACATCCGGTTGATCGCCGCCTTCGATCACCGGCACGTCTTCCTCGACCCCGACCCCGACACCGCGGCCTCGTGGGAGGAACGCCGGCGCATGTTCGACCTGCCACGCTCCAGCTGGGACGACTACGACAAGTCGTTGATCAGCCAGGGCGGTGGGGTGTACAGCCGCGAACACAAATCCATTCCCGTCAGCCCGCAGGTGCGCGAGGCGTTGGGCATCGACGGCGAAATCACCGAGATGACCCCGCCGAACCTGATCAAGGCGATCTTGCAGGCGCCGGTCGATCTGCTGTTCAACGGCGGCATCGGCACCTACATCAAGGCCGAATCCGAATCCGACTCCGACGTCGGCGATCGCGCCAACGACCCGGTGCGGGTCAACGCAAGTCAGGTGCGCGCCAAGGTGATCGGCGAGGGCGGCAACCTGGGTGTGACCGCCCTGGGCCGGGTCGAGTTCGATCTGTCGGGCGGGCGCATCAACACCGACGCGATGGACAACTCCGCCGGCGTGGACTGCTCGGACCACGAGGTCAACATCAAGATCCTGATCGACTCGCTGGTCACCGCGGGCAGGGTCCACCCCGGCGAGCGCAAGGAGCTGCTGGAGTCGATGACCGACGAGGTCGCAAAGCTGGTGCTCACCGACAACGAAGACCAGAACGACTTGATCGGCACCAGCCGCGCCAACGCGGCGAGCATGCTGCCGGTGCACGGCAGGCAGATTCAGTACCTGGTCGACGAGCGGGGGCTGAACCGCGAATTGGAAGCGCTGCCATCGGAGAAGGAAATCGACCGGAGGTGTGAGGCCGGCATCGGCCTCACCTCGCCCGAGCTGTGCACCCTGATGGCGCACGTGAAACTCGGGCTCAAAGAGGAGATGCTGAACACCGAGCTGACCGAGCAGGACGTGTTCGCATCCCGGTTGCCCCAGTACTTCCCGACGCCGTTGCGGGAACGGTTCGGCGCCGAGATCCGTACGCATCAGTTGCGCCGCGAGATCGTCACCACGATGCTGATCAACGACCTGGTCGACACCGCCGGCATCAGCTATGCGTTCCGGATCACCGAAGATGTCGGCGTGGGACCTGTCGACGCGGTCCGGACCTACGTCGCCACCGACGTCATCTTCGGCGTGGGCGAGATCTGGCGGCGGATCCGCGCGGCCAATCTGCCGGTGGCCCTGTCGGATCGGCTCACGCTGGATACCCGGCGCTTGATCGATCGCGCCGGCCGCTGGCTGCTCAACTACCGTCCACAGCCGCTGGCCGTCGGCGCCGAAATCAACCGGTTCGCCGCGAAGGTCAAAAAACTGACCCCCCGAATGTCGGAGTGGCTGCGCGGCGACGACAAGGCGATCGTCGAAAAGGAAGCCGCCGAGTTCGCGTCGCAGGGAACACCCGAGGACCTGGCGTACATGATCGCCGCCGGTCTGTACCGTTTCAGCCTGCTGGACATCATCGACATCGGCGACATCAACGACATCGACGCCGCCGAGGTCGCAGACACTTACTTCGCCCTGATGGACCGGCTGGGCACCGACAGCCTGCTGACGGCGGTCTCCGAACTGCCCCGCAATGATCGCTGGCATTCCCTGGCTCGCCTGGCGATTCGCGACGACATCTACGCCTCGCTGCGATCGTTGTGCTTCGATGTGCTCGCCGTGGGGGAGCCGGACGAAAGCGGCGAGGAGAAGATCGCCGAGTGGGAACACCTGTCCGCCTCCAGGGTGGAGCGGGCCCGCCGCACCCTCGTCGAAATCCAGGAAGGCGGGGAGAAGGATCTTGCGACGCTGTCGGTGGCCGCGCGTCAGATCCGGCGCATGACCCGCACCAGCGGAAGAGGATCGTCGAGTTGA